The genomic DNA acacacacacacatacacatacaaactcatCTTACTCTAACAAAGAGATACACATCTTCGATCATTACAACCGAAGACACATGGATTAAGGTCACTGTACTGATTACGAGCTTGTTTTAGTACAGTTTTGGCGGTCATCTCAAACTTGGCAAAAATTTGTCTCGTCTGTCACATTTTTCCACTGTACAGTAGGAGCATCATTGgcacagtaaaaaacaaaacaacaacaaaaaaaaccagaaaCGTCCAGCATGGTCAACTTATAATCGTCCGCGGACCATGCGGCGTCACGACCACAGAACTCTTTCTGTAGCCAAGACTCAATAATTTCTAATACCTTTCGTCAGGTCGTTGATGGCGCCCTGCGAGACGAGTCGCCCGAGCATTTTCCGTTCGGGCCCGATGTTGTGCGTGCGCGAGTTCATGACCACCTGCGTACTGGCCGACGAGTAGTAATGGAGGGGAGACTTCGGCTTGCTCGTGTCATAGCCGAACCCGGCTACGGATACTTCGTCGCATATACGGGCTGCTAGCATGATGGCCATGACACCAGACGTAGGCACATTCTGACGACAGgtgaaatttaaacaaaacCGACATAATGGTTggtaatttcacaaaatgtcttctttttcaaTGAGAAGGggacattccctcgacttgttgcTGACATGTAAATATTCATGTTACGTTTTGTGTTACGTTCGTTTGCCTTCTGAAGGAGCTAAGTCTAGTGCTCATTCATCAAgctggaaaaatgaaaatatttggaGTTTTCTTTACGTTTTCCCCATGTTTCCTTTGAACATGACCATAAAATGGGAAATCCATgcgattttcatgatttcacaaCATGCAGTTCATAACTCGACTGCTCCATGTTTAGATAAGTGGACTTACAGACttattctgaaactctgtacccagtataaccagtTTACAgttattcaaatgtaaaagtctgaaaatcagcTGGAGATTAACCCATTGCTTACGAGTAAGTAGGCCCTATCATGTATCAAAGGGACACTCTTTAACACCGATTGCCGACTTCCTGACCTTACTGTACAACTTGATCAATATGGAAGAAAAATCCCTTCTgtacaatgcattttttaaattaCATTGTTAAAATTATTGTACTACTAAATATTATTAAGAAAACACAAATTACCGCAATGCTGTTCGACCGTTATTTTCATGTTGAATTGTTTGCTTCTCTTAACATCACTGAGGACGGTAAATCCGGTAATTCACAGATTATCATCAattgtttgctttgtgaaaCATTTAACTGCATTTCGGAACCCCCTAAACTatataacttttatttttcacagTGTGAGAGACACTGGTAGCAGAGACCACGAAACACACACTGTTAATGTGAAGTATTGTTGCACATTGCCTATAATTACGAATAAAATTAACGATTTAGAGATCCCCGGATTTTACCTTGTTCATCCTTCCTCCGTTCATACTGAACCCAATGAGGTTAGAGGATAGCTCGTAGCTGATTGTAGGGTTAAACAACCGCACGTTACTCTTGGCAATCCGCACGACGTGAGCCACTGAAGCCCAGAATCCTTTCACGCCGGACTGTTTAGATGGGGGTGAGTTATGGAGGTGGGGAGAGGGGGATGGGGAACGGGAACGGGACAGTTGGAGAAGGTGGTATACAGGTCGGGatggtgtgtgtggggggggggggatggcaaggacagaaaaaaaagagaaaaaaaaagttaggtgGATAGATGGAcgatatagatagatggattaAAATAGGTAGGTTGATAGGTTGGAAGGTAGATAGATGTTTAGATAGAACAGGTAGGTTTATTAACAGACAAATAGCTGAATAGATGattaaattaagaaaaaaaaagataaatacacgtacacacacacacacacacacacacacacaaaataatcaaATGCCTATACTTTTCAAACTAGTGATTCATATTTGTGATTGCGTCTCTCTTTTCAACCTGGACTGTAAGAACATTGGTTCTAgtcacaaatttcataatttctggtcaaacattatttttataaaatgagGAACTATTGtgcagatctttttttttttttttaatgaggggactgcatactacaagctctgccttttagcagtcccctccatttcgaacaattttgtttctgagtttaccataatgatataacatttatttgtatctctATAAATGATTTAACTGTGTCTTTATTGCATGTTATTATGTTCATCACATTGTACTGATTTCGTGACATTATTTCTATACGCGAACATTTCATTGTATCCCTAATTATTTTGTTGgagatgaaataaatcaacCTGAACTTGAACTTGTACTGTTCAAGCGCACACACAATgatagacacacacatacacacttgaaGAGACATGACTTTCTTCCCTGTCACCTAATCACCGAACTCGTAACATCAAATCCTGTTTTGGCATGGTTTTCACTTGggtttttcaaaacttttacacttTCATTAGCTTTGGTTAAACTCCATGGAAGACTATATGACGGAGAAATGACCCGAATTTCACACAGCAGCTGTTCGCTGGAGTGGACAACATTTAGCCAGTCAAGCATCAAGGTTAACTATTAAGATTTAAAAAAGCTGGAAAATTTATGGTTTTCAATGCCAGTCAAACATCAAAGTTTACTGAAGATAAAACGCAGGAtatgtttttttaattcagttaTTCCCACCTTCttctcaccccctcccccatctccttCTTCCTGCATCTCCtgtcccaaccccccccccccccgtctctctcAAATTTACATCTTCCCAGGATTTGTTTCTTTCCTCACCGTGTCTCGGCCGTCAACGACCTTGTCCGCCCACTGGACATCTGCCGCCTTGAAGGGCAGTACGACCAACGTGAAGTTAGACTGGGCATAGCTGTATCTGCTTCCTGGCAGTAGGGAGCTTTCTGGGTACAGCAGGCGAAACGTCGTTTTCGCGCCCACGTCTCTCTCGAAACCACTAATGGGGGCGTCGTTCAGCCTTTAGGAGAGGGAACAGGGAGCGGAATTTAGTCGGCGGGCTTCGAATTATGGCTTAATATGTGCATCGTAAAACTTCTTATTTGTACAGTCCAATCGCTAAATTTACAGGCATATAGAAAATCCGTATTGTCCGTGTCTAATTTGACTTTCAGTTTCAGAGGGAACAAATATAAGCAGTGTCTGGAGGAAAGTATGAATTTGAATCACCGAATTTTGATAGCAGCATTAAGTGGCGCAAGTAATTGTATGTAATGAATTCAAGCGAGCAGCGGTCTGAAGAATTCTGGACCATTCATTATTCAGCCCGCACTGATGGTCTGAACGAATTTTAGTAATTTCATTTGGCAAAGTGAAACTGAATTATTCGGCGGATGAATCATTCAGAAAGAGTGATGCGCCCGCCAGGCCTTCTCCATTATTCTCACGAATGATGGTGAGGAGATTGTATAGCTAAAGTGGATAGAAGACCATGCGTGGACTAACAATGACCCTATAGGCATGATACTGTATCTTCATTGCCTAGACCCTGCGAATGGGACTCAAAATTTTGGAGTATAATTGAGATCAAAAGAGTAAAATAATGTACCCGACTTTTATACCAGGATAACCCTCCGTGTTTAGTTATAGTGGGTATAGGTAGATTGCATCAGAACGTTACGCGATGATGGCTCGTGCCTTAGCAATCGTTTCCCCAACACGCTTAATGCGATTCAGTCTGTAGCCTATATAGTGCGGAAGATGGGTGGATACTGCTGTAGAACGATCATTATAATTTTGTCGATTATCCATAGTTAATTATTCTataaaaagaacaagaagaaaagcGTAGCAACCACGACCGGGTATGCTCTCATTCTGTGGTAATTCCAGCTAGTCATTTTGgggtaatatttcattttcgtcatTACCTACCTGAAATCGTGTAATCACagcataatttcacaaatacggcaggaaaaaaaaaattcgacaCTTCTGCAGGCATACAAAAGAgccattttttccctttaaatgtGAAATGTGACGTGGCACCACCTTATCGGATGACAAAAATGTCAGGCCAGAATCGCTAGCTCTAAGAGTGTGTGAACATGGTGAAGTGCACACTTTATGAAACCTGGTATTGCATTGGCTGCAAAATCCTTCCTTGtttcacttttctttcattcatccTCATTTTTCCTGTCTCTTTTTGTTCCTCTCTGCTTTCTAAGAGCTGATTGTTCACGCCATTGCATAATTAGTTATTATCTCAAGTTTGTTTCGAGTGGGTGTCAGCACGACGCCAGCAATTATTGTTACGCACTATGAGAAGTGAAAGCATTATTATTTCCCGCCCATAACTCTTTTACAGTGTGCTGGCAAACAATACATGTAGCTTGGTTGACTTTCAAGGCCCGACGTCACTCTTGTTTACTCCAAGTTGCTATAATAATGTTTTAAACATCCCCCTCCTGAAAGTCATAACAGGACAATGAGCGATCCTATCCACTCATTAATTCAGTCAGGCTGTAGTAACAAAATTTGTTGATAATCCTGATGACTCGCAACCGCGCATTTGAGCTGCCGCCGTTAAATGAAAATTCAAACTGTGGGCCCTCGAGCATATTAAAGTATTTGTGCTTTTGTATTGCTATCAATCCTGGCTATCAAGCTATACTTGCATTTAATGAGATTGTAAATATACAGtgtgtatgaataaaaaaaaagttaaacttTGGAGgtctactatttcataattgcaGCTATATGGATagcacaatgttggttgtgaggaaagacaaactcttcttctttctattGGTATAGCCTAATTTTGTTGACAAatatcatgcatgactgagcacatgacctttaaagacaacaataacaaattgcactttttccaagtctGTGTGTTAttatgaaggaacaatgcatgtctcactgcatggatgagatctgccaatgaaagtggccaaatTACATAGGCCATgcagcctgtacgaatgcaggtttgtgtttagggtttctccTAATGTTGTATGGTTtataacctttaacatggccacctgtcagataacttggtcactcccacagaggccaacccacacagtccattttctctattcatattcaacacatagctcgcagcgataaaccatgtcttgaatataaagagagaaaaatagataaTGGTTTAGCCTTTATGGGAAGGACTAAGTTATCGACAgcgtggccatgttgaaggttatgaacaataaaaaggttagaagaaaccctaaacaagAACCTGCAGCCGTGCAGGCTGGCCTActgatttgaccactttcattgacaggtCTCATCCATACAGTAAGCATGCaatgttccttcacaataacacgcaaacttggaaaaagtgcattttgttattattgcctttaaagttcatgtgctcagtcatgcatgactttttttttttttttacataattaggtatcattggaaagaggaagagttcccctttcctcaaTCTTAAAGTTGCACTCTCCATGGCTGACAATTATAGTAGCTCTCCAAATTTGGATTACTAGTACCCccttttttatacgcactgtatacAACTCCTATCAGACAATACGAATGCacggtgtttgtttttttttttccaagcacACATGTCAAAATACCTCATGACGACGTCATAGTTGTCAATCACGTGACCAAGCCTTGATCCCTTCATGAGATTTCCGTTGCCAACCACAATGCATCGCCGGCACGATAAGCTGTgcattaaaaacacacacacaaagacaacgATATCATGATGATACACATTGTATTGACAACAACCACGGCAACAATACCAACAGCAACGACACAAATAttgataattacaataataacaattatactAGTGATACTGGCATACTTCTAGCATAAAGTTAAGGTCTTAATAATCCAATGTCATGGCAATGTAGCCACGGCAGTAACGTTCTCCAAGAGCGCCCTGCCTTTGTTTAACCCGGCATTATTGGATGTGCATTCATCAACATCCGGGTAACATTGGGACAGAGTGGGTCAGAGACTAGACAACGACGTGCATTATGCGAACTGCAGGGATCCAGTATTTCCGAGTCGAGAGCATCATCTAATAACTGTGCCAAGGTATTTCCACTCAAAGAATTATGGGTAAACGAGGGGTGAATGCAATATACGCGAGCAAACTTATGTGATAATTTCATTACAGCGATACCAGGTACAATTTGAGCAGAAACGTGCGTGATGAACAAACCAATGATTCTTCTTGAATTTATTGAAGGAACTTTATTCTACTCCAAAAGAAATTTTGCCTTAAAAAGAGCAAAAGAACACAACTAAAGAACACTACAAAACCTGTATAGGGCGAAGCGCTTTATACAGCCGGCGTTATTCAAATTTCTATGACAGCTATTCgtagtaggcctactcagtATAATTATGTCATGCTTATAGACGAGTCCATGATATTCACGTAGTCATAGTGTTCACAGGATTTCCTAGTCAGAtagagttaaaggacaagtccaccttcatatacataagctAGATTGACAGAATACAGCATTATTAGTGAaacacaccagtgaaagtttgaggaaaatcggaaaagtcgttcaaaagttattaatttttatgaattatctgtcactgctggatgagaagactactaaagTGTATGATGTTATATGCGTACAACGatcaaaggaaaataaaaagagaatttcacaaaactttacttcttgaataaagtgtacatttcttcgacttgttactgatgtatgttaagggtaatattattccccctgccttctgaaagagagaagtggagtgttcttttgttgtgctagaaaaatggaaatatgttggattttcgttattcttttttttttcatatcgttgtacaaatgtgacatcacaagctattaCAGTAGTCTttttcatccagccatgactgagcagaaactttaaaaattcataacttttgaacggattgtacaattttcttcaaactctcactgatgagTCCTACtaatatattgctgcattcactcaacccacatgtctatgaaggtgaacttgtcctttaaagttgtGGGCTGATGGTATGtatcttctccccccccccccccccccctttatcgCCTATGACGTGATCTATGGGAGTGATCCCCGTAATCTCCCCCTTTATAAGGGAGTAGGCACGAGTTCAACATTTCTGGCTCTATCTGCCAGAACACGCGCAATATGCTGGCCTTTTATGACAAAAGTGGGTTATTATACATTTCGGAATTTTACTaccatttggggggggggggggtggacggGTAAAAACTTGGTGGTTTGTAACATAAACCATGGTGCTAAAGTATGCTTTAACTCGGTATCCGTGTCTAATATTTGCGTGAGAAACCTGCTGGCACTTACtagacatttcatttttctaatACATTACATTATTCAGAATATTTTAAAGGCATCAACTTACATCCATGCAGGTAAGCTGATATTTGCCTTTTTTCCCTGTGACAATTTGAAGTCATGATTTCATAGTGTTCTACTTGTATATATGTCAATTTGGATCCATTGTGTGATATTGGTAAAGTGACATAAAGccagtattatatatatatatatatatacatgtatataattatattaaacTTTGCCGTTCAAAacagatactaaaataaataaatgaacatatgtacagtatatatacatataatatacatacattatattcattacttcatttatctattttagTATCTTTTTAGAATGACAAAGTGATGTAGCTTGCTGGCTGGTCCACTTTATTCACAGGTATGAACCTGTAATGTGAGACAAGTACTAGTACTGTGGCGGCAGTGAATGTACATACCTTGATATGATGTCGGGTAGACCGGTATTAGGCAGCTTACTCACAACCGTTTGCGCTATACTTTCTGtttagaaataaaacaaagaaaattttcaaCAGTAATAACAACGAATAACaacgaaaaacaacaacatcacgcAGAGACATTGAACAGACAATGTATGACTAATAGAAACGTGTCGAACCTCTATCACGATATTAGGACAACTTTATACGGTATGTTAGCTGACATTCTTTTCTCACATTACATTTACGTTCAGATTTAGGGTCCTACTTTGGATGGTCACGGTATCGTTTTCATCGCTTCACTGGAACTGAAAATAGACGGCTTGATTATTCATTCATAGAATGCAGATCACCAGATTAATATACACGCTCATTCGTTTTGGGATCTTCATCACTGGGATCATTATCATTGGCGAGCTAATCGTTCAAACTACGAGTGAAACTAAAGTGGTTTAGTCGCGCCAAAAGTACCCTGTTACCGGAGATCTGGGAAACACACATGTAGTCCCTCCGACCCCGGAGTGAGGCCACTTGTTCCGTCTTCCTTTGGTGGCCGCTAATGACAGGTTTGTGTGTAATTGTGTGACTGTGCAAGAGAGTGTAAGTTCTTACCAGCTCCCTTAAATCCGAATGGCAAGGGAAAGTTTTTCGAAATTTGGCTCTCTATGCTCTCGGGGGTGGCGAAGGGGGGCAGGTTGGGATTGAACTTTTCCCCAAATAGATTGTCAAGGCGTTGGCGTGTCTTCCCCTTGGTGCACGAAGGTCTTTCTATGACTGGTGCTGCGTCAGCCTTGTCTTGCCTgaacaaataaaaggaaaacacaaacaatatttAAATCATCGAAAAGTGGAATTAGAAATAACTAAATATATAGCGACAGAATGTGACAATATCTATATTCCTCTCATGATGTGATAGTGAACAGTGGTAGTCTACTACATCAGATACAGACAGgggttggctccaattcgcatgCTTTCTATTCAGTCTTTGACTGACCGAGCTTAAACTAGAGACAAAGAGACTTTGTTCTCTTAGATCAGATTATTCAACAAATAGTTTGGATGATCTAGCCAAAGAGCCTCTCCTCGGCTTAAACGTGTGATCAATGGGATGGGGGCATATCGCATGCACGAGAGAACGTttggctttgtttgtttgtttttatttccgtcttcagattaaaaaaatatataaatacacacaagttgcatatacattgcatatacgtAACAGCATGAACAGGATGAAGAAACGGGGGATTGCCCGTTCAGCCACATCTGCAAAATGTGACTGTACTTCCACAGGGTCCCGAATATTAGAATACAagaataatacactgtatatacacaaaacattaaaaaaatccttaatgaaaatcatttacAGAACTGGTACAGTGAGAGTCAATAATAATCAAAGATAAGTAAAGAAAAACAgagcaaggaaaagaaaagaagaggaagagaacaaacctaaaaacaaaaaaaaagaagcatgaCTCATATACCCCACCCACCCCCACAAAAAACAGCTGTTATGTTTAGCTTCAATGTTTGCTTTGCCACGCGAATCGATGGCCTATCAGATCATTCTGCATGGATACTTTCTTCAACACAACGCCGCAGCATCTGTGTTCTCCGAACGAGTGTCACACTAGTCAAACTATTACGCATTATGGCAGATGTTAGCTGCCGACCGCCTACACCCGAAAATGAGAAAACCTTCGAGCTTCGGCAGTCTATTAGTTGCAGAGATTATGTCGCCACCTACCGCTCGGGCGCTTAATTCTATACGTATATACAGTCTAGTCTCATGCAGCGTAACCGGGATTACTTGCaggaaacagaaacaaaatgtgTGCAGCTCATGGAGTGgaacacataattattatttatgttgAAATCTATGTTGAAATAGAACGTCCCACTAAAATTCATTCATCAGCTTTAAGTCACGTACTAAAACAACTAACTATACATACAACGTGTTCATGAGAGATATGGACTGATATCGACAGAGGTCGAGCGATCGAGAAAGAGATCCTAAATATTTTGTTCgtataaatgtatttatttgcTATAACGGAGATGTTCATTATCCCATTTCTTTTATAACTTTTTCCTGTAACAGATTCATTGACGACATTATACCGTtattttattataataataataataataatagctggtttttatatagcgcatttcacacacttcagggtttcaatgcgctttacagactattatcaccccggtcactggatacattatttccaaccagcactaaTAGTGCTCATtttccactccctggggagcattccagccagtcgcagccattttacaggcgcgcacatgctgatcaaccaacataaactttctcatcctaccgggtacccatttatactcctgggtggagagcagcaatgtggataaagtgccttgctgaagggcaaacgtgtcgggcttggcatgggctcgaacccacgaaccataccacgctcatgttgttcacagacgagcgctcttatccactcagCCACGACACCTCCATCAAATTCTActcatatcaaaatatcttaCGATCAAAAAATACCATCATATT from Diadema setosum chromosome 9, eeDiaSeto1, whole genome shotgun sequence includes the following:
- the LOC140233098 gene encoding lactosylceramide alpha-2,3-sialyltransferase-like, producing the protein MACSKPNCNQRAAIVATLLGTTLLLASWSSFHPSTPRLVPSAHTNEGDRPLVELRVAQLPKENEEFMFMRKTVFGRLPNVSSTSKSDRTNLQGQDAITVKKPSEMNVVNSAVSSRNSSDRKPTPAIPKPAEIDIISRQDKADAAPVIERPSCTKGKTRQRLDNLFGEKFNPNLPPFATPESIESQISKNFPLPFGFKGAESIAQTVVSKLPNTGLPDIISSLSCRRCIVVGNGNLMKGSRLGHVIDNYDVVMRLNDAPISGFERDVGAKTTFRLLYPESSLLPGSRYSYAQSNFTLVVLPFKAADVQWADKVVDGRDTSGVKGFWASVAHVVRIAKSNVRLFNPTISYELSSNLIGFSMNGGRMNKNVPTSGVMAIMLAARICDEVSVAGFGYDTSKPKSPLHYYSSASTQVVMNSRTHNIGPERKMLGRLVSQGAINDLTKGIRNY